A portion of the Calothrix sp. 336/3 genome contains these proteins:
- a CDS encoding response regulator transcription factor has translation MKILLVDDDPILVSLLNAHLIEEHYIVDIATDGQEAWEFVETSHYDLIILDVMLPKLDGISLCQRLRKKGDKTLILLLTAKGMSDDKIMGLNAGADDYIVKPVPLPELAAKIRALLRRQFSPTSSTLRWGNICLNFTKHEAFYNDTLLNLTSKEYALLELLLHDSEKIYSQTTILNQLWSLTDDLPGGDTVRALVKRLRQKLKAVSNEDLIENIYGVGYRLNPKFVTDNIQNEHSYQKQKINSEFWQETKSYVAKELQLLEASILNKTGDAAKKIAHKMISHMGILGLESGVEIAIKLEQLFSENHLMSSDDIKFYHQQVQKLVSLVEDISIYHLEQQFNYQQQKKSEAKLLILDDDWITLRFLQTLLEPWGLQVTLSKEIQNFWQQLEIIKPDLLILDIQMPDVNGLELCQQLRNDDKWAWIPIIFLTGKRDAETIQQVFTVGADDYVSKPVVAPELITRLFNRLERTRLLQEYRK, from the coding sequence ATGAAAATTTTACTAGTAGATGATGACCCAATACTTGTATCCTTGCTCAACGCACATCTTATAGAAGAACATTACATTGTCGATATTGCGACAGATGGGCAAGAAGCATGGGAATTTGTCGAAACATCTCACTACGATTTAATCATTTTAGATGTCATGCTCCCCAAATTAGATGGCATCAGTTTATGTCAACGTTTACGGAAAAAAGGTGACAAAACTCTGATTCTTTTGCTGACGGCAAAAGGTATGAGTGATGATAAAATCATGGGCTTAAATGCAGGTGCTGATGACTATATTGTCAAACCTGTTCCCTTGCCAGAATTAGCTGCAAAAATCCGCGCCCTATTACGCAGACAATTCTCTCCTACTTCTTCTACCTTAAGGTGGGGAAATATTTGTCTTAATTTTACTAAACATGAAGCATTCTATAATGATACTTTACTGAATTTGACTTCAAAAGAATATGCTTTATTAGAACTACTATTACACGATTCTGAGAAAATTTATAGCCAAACAACTATTCTCAATCAACTCTGGTCGCTCACAGATGATTTGCCAGGAGGAGATACTGTCAGAGCTTTAGTTAAAAGATTACGTCAAAAATTAAAAGCAGTTAGTAATGAAGATTTAATTGAAAATATCTATGGTGTGGGTTATCGTCTGAATCCTAAGTTTGTGACGGATAATATCCAGAATGAGCACAGTTATCAAAAACAAAAAATTAACTCAGAATTTTGGCAAGAAACTAAATCCTACGTAGCCAAAGAGTTGCAATTATTAGAAGCTTCTATTCTCAATAAAACTGGAGATGCCGCAAAAAAGATTGCTCATAAGATGATTTCCCATATGGGTATTCTGGGCTTAGAATCTGGAGTGGAAATAGCGATAAAATTGGAACAATTATTTTCTGAGAATCATCTTATGTCCTCCGATGATATCAAATTCTATCATCAGCAGGTACAAAAATTAGTTTCCTTAGTAGAAGATATTAGTATTTATCATTTAGAGCAACAATTCAATTATCAGCAACAGAAAAAATCAGAAGCAAAATTACTAATTTTAGATGATGACTGGATAACTCTCAGATTTTTACAAACCCTATTGGAACCATGGGGTTTACAAGTGACTCTTTCCAAAGAAATCCAAAATTTTTGGCAGCAATTAGAGATAATAAAACCCGATTTACTAATTCTCGATATCCAAATGCCAGATGTTAATGGTTTGGAATTATGTCAACAATTACGTAATGATGATAAATGGGCTTGGATACCAATAATTTTTTTAACCGGCAAGCGAGATGCTGAGACAATTCAGCAGGTGTTTACTGTTGGTGCTGACGACTATGTTAGCAAACCGGTGGTTGCTCCTGAGCTAATTACTCGTCTTTTTAATCGTTTAGAGCGTACCCGTTTATTACAAGAATATCGCAAGTAA
- a CDS encoding Rab family GTPase produces MKYTSQKICLIGDFGVGKTSLIRRFVDGEFSDQYLATVGVKISRKVITTDIKSPSSNSLQLIIWDVEGSQKFKGIAPNYLQGARGAVIVADMTRSETIKNLRQHIQQFLSINPQACVIIALNKADLIELEYTEKAIQECQSLLSTQITATYLTSAKTGNNVDEIFTELAHKLILL; encoded by the coding sequence ATGAAATATACTTCACAGAAAATTTGTCTGATTGGTGATTTTGGAGTAGGAAAAACTAGCTTAATTCGTCGATTTGTGGATGGAGAGTTTAGTGATCAATATTTAGCTACAGTTGGAGTTAAGATTTCTCGTAAGGTAATAACCACCGATATAAAAAGTCCATCATCTAATAGTTTACAATTAATTATCTGGGATGTTGAAGGCAGCCAGAAATTTAAGGGTATTGCCCCTAACTACTTGCAGGGAGCAAGGGGAGCAGTTATCGTTGCTGATATGACTCGTAGCGAGACAATTAAGAACCTCCGACAACATATCCAGCAATTTTTATCTATTAACCCTCAAGCTTGTGTAATTATTGCCCTCAATAAAGCTGATTTAATCGAGTTAGAATATACAGAAAAAGCAATACAGGAATGCCAATCTCTTTTATCGACACAGATTACGGCAACTTATTTGACATCAGCAAAAACAGGTAATAACGTGGATGAAATATTTACAGAATTAGCTCATAAACTCATTCTCTTATGA
- a CDS encoding superoxide dismutase encodes MAFTQPPLPFAMDALEPYGMKAETFEYHYGKHHKAYVDNLNKLTEGKDLADKSLEEVITIAFKDASLTGIFNNAAQVWNHTFFWSCLKPAGGGAPTGDLAARIDKDFGSFDKFKEDFSTAAATQFGSGWAWLVDDNGTLKITKTPNAENPLVHGQKPLLTLDVWEHAYYVDFRNARPAFIKNFLDNLVNWDFVAERLAA; translated from the coding sequence ATGGCATTTACACAGCCCCCCCTTCCATTTGCAATGGATGCGCTTGAGCCTTACGGCATGAAAGCTGAAACCTTTGAGTATCACTACGGCAAGCATCACAAAGCTTATGTAGATAACCTCAATAAGCTGACAGAAGGAAAAGATTTAGCAGATAAATCTTTAGAGGAAGTAATTACCATTGCTTTCAAAGATGCTTCCTTAACAGGTATTTTTAACAACGCAGCTCAGGTATGGAATCATACCTTCTTTTGGAGTTGCCTCAAACCCGCAGGTGGTGGCGCTCCCACTGGAGATTTAGCTGCTAGAATCGATAAGGATTTTGGTAGTTTTGACAAGTTCAAAGAGGATTTTTCCACTGCTGCTGCTACCCAATTTGGTAGTGGTTGGGCTTGGTTAGTTGATGATAATGGTACTCTGAAAATTACCAAAACTCCGAATGCGGAAAATCCCCTGGTCCATGGACAAAAACCATTATTAACCCTGGATGTGTGGGAACACGCTTATTACGTTGACTTTAGAAATGCTCGTCCTGCTTTCATCAAAAACTTCTTAGATAATTTGGTGAACTGGGATTTTGTTGCAGAACGTTTGGCTGCCTAG
- a CDS encoding glycosyltransferase family A protein — MKFSIVITTYNRLDLLKRAIASGLQQTMVSEVVVADDCSGDGTEEYVRGLIEELAGDSRLVYHRNQVNLGHSATVNAGVAVSSGDWIKFLDDDDYLASDCIAEMARAIALCPEAVICSCIAAQVNSQGVELSRTPVMGSGLAVYVPQADIHYGMLLELLPFGTPVQVACKREAFLQTGGWDSSLDGNCDDIDCWVRVAEYGGGIFVNRCLAYRTVWSGAYNQKFAIARRLEANILMKEKIYALVNEKYRDRLPPISIIKDYLKLHWILAACKQYKFLSAMSILSPVVLSHSAWRILIFAMFTRHSRKNPDKPDIHQVTIIPNMSNP, encoded by the coding sequence ATGAAGTTTAGTATTGTGATTACCACTTATAATCGCTTGGATTTACTGAAAAGAGCGATCGCCTCTGGGTTACAACAGACAATGGTGTCAGAGGTAGTAGTTGCTGATGACTGCTCTGGGGATGGAACTGAGGAATATGTTCGGGGATTGATTGAGGAGCTTGCTGGGGATAGTCGGCTAGTTTATCATCGCAATCAGGTAAATTTGGGTCATTCGGCAACGGTGAATGCAGGGGTTGCTGTCAGTAGTGGCGACTGGATTAAGTTTTTGGATGATGATGATTACCTGGCAAGTGATTGTATTGCAGAAATGGCGCGGGCGATCGCTCTATGTCCGGAAGCGGTAATTTGTTCTTGTATCGCGGCTCAAGTCAATAGTCAAGGTGTAGAGTTGAGTCGTACACCTGTTATGGGTTCGGGATTAGCGGTATACGTTCCCCAGGCTGATATTCATTATGGAATGCTACTAGAATTATTACCTTTTGGTACACCTGTTCAAGTTGCTTGTAAGCGAGAGGCTTTTTTACAGACTGGGGGTTGGGATTCGAGTTTAGATGGCAATTGTGACGATATTGATTGTTGGGTTCGGGTTGCTGAGTATGGTGGTGGGATTTTTGTGAATCGGTGTTTAGCCTATCGCACTGTGTGGTCAGGAGCCTATAACCAAAAATTTGCAATTGCTCGACGACTAGAGGCTAATATTTTGATGAAAGAAAAAATATACGCTTTAGTTAACGAAAAATACCGCGATCGCCTACCACCCATCTCAATCATCAAAGATTATTTGAAATTACATTGGATATTAGCTGCTTGCAAGCAATATAAATTCCTCAGCGCTATGAGTATTCTGTCTCCTGTTGTGCTTTCTCACTCGGCTTGGCGGATTTTAATATTTGCTATGTTTACTCGTCACTCCAGAAAAAACCCAGACAAACCTGACATTCACCAAGTCACTATTATTCCTAACATGAGCAATCCTTGA
- a CDS encoding PAS domain-containing hybrid sensor histidine kinase/response regulator produces MMNSFLNNLLCLRSVEYLIFDTDFQIKTISPGMKEFVYHQGDIQVGKDVRHGFPELVGMEDIIMDICQKKLDKWELNAVARFREDNSTNYIQICLTRNIKNNNFFDEVILIVEDVTEKIQLEKSLVQGVNEAHLLLSTIAASKEYIDQIISSMADALVVTNLTGKIQTANAASQKLLEYTEAELIGQKFANIIPDFKIVYNQEVETYCLSKSGIKIPISLSCSFVKTDIKTFQGYIYIIRDIRERKQAELAKQEFIAMMNHEIRTPIASVTGITNLLLNTTLTEEQRDFINTINNSNQHLLRIINDILDFYKIESGKLELEIHPFSLKSCLDDCIKLLENSAKSKNLSLILTFADDIDITIFSDIVRVKQILVNLLSNAIKFTDVGSIEISVQIRPGNDKGKEPQELIFAVKDTGIGIPSDRLHRLFQSFSQVNPSTTREYGGTGLGLAICKQLCERMGGAIWVDSEEGVGTTFYFTIAAPIIQKKIETQKVKPETKATDEVIDAQMAKTHPLRILLADDNLVNQRIICLTLQRMGYKADLASNGVEVLDALRSQSYDVILMDVRMPKMDGLEATQKIRQELASSDRPWIIALTANAMFNDRETCLAAGMNDYLAKPIRIPELVAALKNVPLTTKEENHPNPSYRPDCVDMNTLDELLQIAKFNSSGNPESFVIEVIDTYLEDGTSLLANMHKARNKKDYQSLENMAHKLYSSSATLGAHQLASVCKQLEKNAKKEPAENISGLVYQLETEYQQVEQALSHFKKKYMQKH; encoded by the coding sequence ATGATGAATTCATTTCTCAATAATCTTTTATGTTTGCGGAGTGTCGAATATTTAATCTTTGACACTGATTTTCAGATTAAGACAATTTCTCCTGGGATGAAGGAATTTGTCTATCATCAGGGTGATATACAAGTTGGCAAAGATGTGAGACATGGATTTCCCGAATTAGTGGGAATGGAAGATATTATCATGGACATCTGCCAAAAGAAACTTGATAAGTGGGAATTAAATGCAGTTGCCAGATTTAGAGAAGATAATTCTACTAACTATATTCAAATTTGCTTGACTCGCAATATTAAAAACAATAATTTCTTTGACGAAGTTATTCTCATTGTCGAAGATGTAACTGAGAAAATACAGTTAGAAAAATCCTTGGTACAGGGTGTCAATGAAGCTCATCTTTTATTAAGCACAATTGCTGCTTCTAAAGAATATATTGACCAGATTATATCTTCCATGGCAGATGCCCTTGTTGTGACAAATTTAACTGGCAAAATTCAGACAGCAAATGCAGCTTCTCAAAAACTACTGGAATATACAGAAGCAGAATTAATTGGTCAAAAATTTGCTAATATTATCCCTGATTTTAAGATTGTATATAATCAAGAAGTTGAGACTTATTGCTTAAGCAAAAGTGGGATAAAGATTCCCATTTCCCTATCTTGCTCCTTTGTTAAAACAGATATTAAAACATTTCAAGGATACATCTATATCATACGTGATATTCGGGAACGCAAACAAGCAGAATTGGCAAAGCAAGAATTTATTGCCATGATGAACCATGAAATTCGTACACCTATTGCCTCAGTTACAGGTATCACAAATCTTTTGCTCAATACCACACTGACAGAGGAACAAAGAGATTTTATAAATACTATTAATAATAGCAATCAACATTTACTGCGAATCATTAATGATATTCTTGATTTTTACAAGATAGAATCAGGAAAGCTAGAGTTAGAAATTCATCCTTTTAGTTTAAAAAGTTGCCTGGATGATTGTATAAAACTGTTAGAAAATTCTGCAAAATCGAAAAACTTGAGTCTGATTTTAACATTTGCAGATGATATTGATATTACAATTTTTAGTGATATTGTCAGAGTTAAACAAATTTTGGTTAACTTATTAAGTAATGCAATTAAATTTACTGATGTTGGCAGTATAGAAATTTCTGTGCAGATTCGTCCAGGTAATGATAAGGGTAAAGAGCCTCAGGAGCTTATTTTTGCAGTTAAAGATACTGGTATTGGAATTCCCAGCGATCGCCTGCATCGTCTTTTCCAAAGCTTTAGTCAAGTCAATCCTAGTACTACCCGTGAATATGGTGGTACTGGTTTAGGTTTAGCTATTTGTAAACAGCTGTGCGAACGTATGGGAGGTGCAATTTGGGTAGATAGTGAGGAGGGTGTGGGTACTACATTTTACTTTACAATTGCTGCCCCTATCATCCAAAAGAAAATAGAGACTCAAAAAGTCAAGCCTGAGACTAAAGCCACTGATGAAGTCATAGATGCTCAGATGGCTAAGACACATCCTTTACGGATTCTCCTAGCTGATGATAATTTAGTCAATCAAAGAATTATTTGCTTGACATTGCAGCGTATGGGATATAAAGCAGATTTAGCGAGTAATGGTGTTGAGGTGTTAGATGCATTACGTTCTCAAAGCTACGATGTCATTCTCATGGATGTACGGATGCCAAAAATGGATGGTTTGGAAGCTACTCAAAAGATTCGTCAAGAATTAGCATCTAGCGATCGCCCTTGGATTATTGCCTTAACTGCTAATGCGATGTTCAATGATCGTGAGACTTGTTTGGCTGCGGGGATGAATGATTATCTTGCTAAACCTATCCGGATTCCTGAATTGGTAGCAGCTCTCAAAAATGTTCCTCTAACTACCAAAGAAGAAAACCATCCCAATCCATCCTATCGCCCAGACTGTGTGGATATGAATACTTTAGACGAATTGTTACAGATAGCAAAATTTAATAGTAGCGGAAATCCAGAAAGCTTTGTGATTGAAGTTATTGATACCTATCTGGAAGATGGTACAAGTCTGCTAGCCAACATGCACAAAGCTAGAAATAAAAAAGATTATCAAAGTCTGGAAAATATGGCACATAAATTATACTCTAGTAGTGCGACCTTAGGCGCTCATCAATTAGCAAGTGTCTGTAAGCAGCTAGAGAAAAATGCCAAAAAAGAACCCGCAGAAAATATATCTGGCTTAGTTTATCAGTTGGAAACAGAATATCAGCAAGTAGAACAAGCTTTGTCCCATTTCAAGAAAAAGTATATGCAAAAGCATTAG
- the purM gene encoding phosphoribosylformylglycinamidine cyclo-ligase: MDYKEAGVDVEAGRAFVDNIRNLVHSTFRSEVLGGLGGFGGCFQLPSGYEQPVLVSGTDGVGTKLKIAHMLNCHDTVGIDLVAMCVNDVLTSGAEPLFFLDYLATGKLEKEQLTQVVEGVATGCKQAGCALLGGETAEMPGFYQVGEYDLAGFCVGIVEKSRMLDGSQVQLGDVAIALPSSGVHSNGFSLVRKIISDQGLSWSDTPEVFGGKTLGEIFLTPTHIYVKPVIAAIKAGFDIHGMAHITGGGLPENLPRCLSAGQGIRINPNSWQIPPVFSWLATTGDVNPAAMYNTFNMGIGFVLLVPPSQSMEVITHFQSQNIAACIIGEVISGSGEIVGIPM, from the coding sequence ATGGATTACAAAGAAGCAGGGGTTGATGTAGAAGCTGGTCGTGCTTTTGTGGATAATATCCGCAATCTTGTACACAGTACTTTCAGATCGGAAGTATTAGGAGGTTTAGGGGGTTTTGGTGGCTGTTTTCAGTTACCGAGTGGATATGAGCAACCCGTTTTAGTCTCTGGTACCGATGGAGTGGGTACAAAGCTGAAAATTGCCCATATGCTGAATTGTCATGATACTGTGGGTATCGATTTAGTTGCAATGTGTGTCAATGATGTGTTGACATCGGGAGCAGAACCACTATTTTTTCTAGATTATTTGGCGACTGGTAAGCTAGAAAAAGAGCAACTAACCCAGGTTGTAGAAGGTGTGGCAACTGGGTGTAAGCAAGCTGGTTGTGCTTTGTTGGGAGGAGAAACCGCAGAAATGCCAGGTTTTTACCAAGTGGGAGAGTATGACTTGGCGGGTTTTTGTGTGGGGATTGTGGAAAAAAGTCGGATGCTGGATGGTTCCCAGGTACAGCTGGGAGATGTGGCGATCGCTCTTCCTAGTAGTGGTGTCCATAGTAATGGTTTTAGCTTAGTCAGAAAAATTATTAGTGATCAAGGTTTAAGTTGGAGCGATACTCCAGAAGTATTTGGGGGCAAAACCCTAGGAGAAATCTTCCTCACACCCACTCATATTTACGTCAAACCTGTAATTGCTGCTATCAAAGCAGGTTTTGATATTCATGGTATGGCACATATCACAGGTGGTGGATTACCGGAAAATTTACCACGTTGTCTGAGTGCAGGACAAGGAATCAGAATTAACCCTAATTCTTGGCAGATTCCCCCTGTATTCTCATGGTTAGCCACCACTGGAGATGTCAATCCTGCGGCGATGTATAACACTTTTAATATGGGTATTGGCTTCGTTTTACTTGTACCACCGTCTCAGTCTATGGAAGTAATCACTCACTTTCAGTCACAAAATATTGCTGCTTGTATCATTGGTGAAGTGATTTCTGGTTCTGGAGAAATAGTTGGAATACCAATGTAA
- a CDS encoding PHP domain-containing protein produces MTVNYARMTASKSSLEELLPKIDAQSCPRCFNFHMHTVHSDGKLLPSAVMEQAIAIGLQGMAITDHHSVNGYQIALQWIEDWQWKNPGAKVPQLWSGVEINANLLNVEVHILAYAFDTQELSIKPYLQRRVTTGEEYQAASVITAIHEAGGLAVLAHPARYRRSHRDLIPAAAELGIDGVESFYAYNNPHPWRPSVIESEQVQQLATTYGLYNTCGTDTHGLSLLQRI; encoded by the coding sequence ATGACTGTTAATTATGCCCGCATGACAGCTTCCAAAAGCTCCTTGGAAGAATTATTACCAAAAATTGATGCCCAAAGTTGTCCGAGGTGCTTCAATTTTCATATGCATACCGTCCATTCTGACGGAAAACTCCTACCGAGTGCAGTCATGGAACAGGCGATCGCCATTGGCTTACAAGGGATGGCAATTACTGACCACCATAGTGTTAACGGATACCAAATTGCTCTGCAATGGATTGAAGATTGGCAATGGAAAAACCCAGGAGCTAAAGTACCACAGCTCTGGAGTGGGGTAGAAATAAATGCCAACCTGTTGAATGTGGAAGTCCACATATTGGCATATGCCTTTGACACGCAAGAGTTGAGTATAAAACCTTACCTTCAGCGACGAGTCACCACAGGCGAAGAATATCAAGCAGCATCTGTGATTACCGCAATTCATGAAGCTGGAGGATTAGCAGTACTTGCACACCCTGCAAGATATCGGCGATCGCACCGTGATTTAATTCCTGCTGCTGCCGAATTGGGTATTGATGGTGTAGAGTCCTTTTATGCCTATAATAATCCCCATCCTTGGCGACCTAGCGTTATCGAATCAGAGCAAGTTCAGCAATTAGCAACTACGTACGGCTTGTATAATACCTGTGGAACTGATACCCATGGTTTAAGTTTGTTGCAAAGAATATAG
- the cas6 gene encoding CRISPR-associated endoribonuclease Cas6: MPAPQRSNQNLQNLLNASTSTELVTLAFDVTPVGNLILFPEYAIGLHAWFLDQVRQSNPELSQYLHDGESEKPFAISRLEGEIATNGKQQVLIAQKNYRWYVSALSQNLVQWMADWLGNLPANIELRTTPLQIQAVSFAHPPTSYAQLLQQKASKNLALSFISPTSFRRKAHHFPLPLPFNVFQSYLRRWNDFSGHPVDGEKFLEWVDNHVIITRHQIATQKVPAGKRGMLTGFIGSVEFTLTTNAAQHPEYGQLFHSLGQLAPYCGTGHKTTFGLGQTRLGWLQKAPEAEAPNLEASLAQRIAQLTEIFMQQQKRTGGERAISVCQTRATILARREIGEPIKDIAASLNMNPETVKTYIKLARRALAES, encoded by the coding sequence ATGCCAGCACCCCAGCGTAGTAACCAAAATCTGCAAAATCTCCTCAACGCATCCACTTCTACAGAGTTAGTCACCCTTGCCTTTGATGTGACACCTGTGGGTAATTTGATACTGTTCCCAGAATACGCTATAGGGCTTCATGCCTGGTTTCTTGATCAGGTGCGTCAAAGTAACCCCGAACTTTCCCAGTATTTGCATGATGGTGAATCGGAAAAACCCTTTGCAATATCTCGTCTAGAAGGAGAAATCGCTACTAATGGTAAACAGCAGGTACTAATTGCCCAGAAAAATTACCGTTGGTATGTATCTGCACTGTCGCAAAATCTGGTGCAATGGATGGCTGATTGGTTAGGAAATTTACCAGCTAACATTGAACTTCGTACCACACCTCTACAAATCCAAGCTGTTAGTTTCGCCCATCCACCAACGAGCTACGCCCAACTGCTGCAACAAAAAGCATCTAAAAATCTCGCTCTAAGTTTTATTAGCCCGACGAGTTTCCGCCGCAAAGCCCATCACTTTCCCTTACCTTTACCTTTTAACGTCTTTCAAAGCTATTTGAGACGTTGGAATGATTTTTCTGGGCACCCTGTAGATGGGGAGAAATTTCTCGAGTGGGTGGATAATCATGTGATTATTACCCGACATCAAATTGCTACCCAAAAGGTTCCCGCAGGCAAACGAGGTATGCTGACTGGGTTTATTGGAAGCGTGGAATTTACTTTGACAACAAATGCTGCCCAACATCCGGAGTACGGGCAATTATTCCATAGTTTAGGTCAACTCGCGCCCTACTGTGGTACAGGACATAAAACGACTTTTGGTTTAGGGCAAACTAGACTGGGATGGTTGCAAAAAGCGCCAGAAGCAGAAGCTCCCAATCTGGAAGCTAGCTTGGCACAACGGATTGCCCAATTGACAGAAATATTTATGCAGCAGCAAAAACGCACTGGTGGGGAAAGAGCAATATCAGTGTGTCAGACGCGGGCTACCATACTAGCACGTCGAGAGATTGGGGAGCCTATTAAGGATATTGCCGCCTCATTGAATATGAACCCGGAAACGGTGAAGACATATATTAAATTGGCTCGTCGGGCG
- a CDS encoding BON domain-containing protein — protein MSQKYPLIPVELTQEEKIQLENLTNILVEMNLISVPNKSQDDDVNIADLENVEITLEQNQVSEFDISLAEETPKNTINLIGISDAFDYPKLTSHNSEETIENISIKRQDVLEEAEQNEEEGFAAFEKLQDLLVGNKIGDIQKNITEITYQLHEPQELIKLLQPLIAELLKLNIDESQEEFARIISPLIDGAIRNRTEVEKDIMGESLAPIIPPAISHQIQIAPEEFAEAIAPTMGSAIKKQVENEKDEIIDALYPVIGSTIAKYMAETVRTINQKIENTLSTEGIKRKIRAKLQGVSEAELILREAIPLRVQAVFLIHKISGLVIAEIQPSEQQTESDMFAGMLTAIRSFANDCIANSHINSELNAIDYGASQIILEVAGYCYLAIVIQGEPTQEFKWKVRQTLSNIIKQYGDIIENFIGDQTIIPEQVNNLLETLRNSHQLKKSSSKVSPLSMIAGISLAAICLPWGAWQYHNNIIGGVEHKTTLALASTPELAVYRLTVQSHRGKLQLSGKVPNQPLRQKAEQVAQNSAPQWQLDNQILAVEIPPDPVLAADEVKRVTRTLNQITGVAIATTYSEGLVKISGTVKHDQDILKVSHAFEQIPGVKTISSFVRAQPLKVGIRFYFRYNSANLLISDYGYKLQQVKSFLQRHPQNNLKIIGYSNDDISPISSGQLALARAKSVQQALIHQGVEPSRLRINGSTNLPLGVDKTQPTWLRRCVVLEVVQ, from the coding sequence ATGTCACAAAAATATCCACTTATCCCTGTAGAGCTAACTCAAGAAGAAAAAATACAATTAGAAAATCTGACGAATATTCTAGTTGAAATGAATTTGATATCAGTGCCAAATAAATCTCAAGATGATGATGTCAATATTGCTGATTTAGAAAATGTAGAAATTACTCTTGAGCAAAATCAGGTATCAGAATTTGATATATCTCTTGCAGAAGAAACTCCGAAAAATACAATTAATCTCATAGGTATTAGTGATGCTTTTGATTATCCGAAATTAACTAGCCATAATAGTGAAGAAACTATTGAGAACATCAGCATCAAGAGACAAGATGTTTTAGAAGAAGCTGAACAAAATGAGGAAGAGGGCTTTGCCGCCTTTGAAAAATTACAAGATTTATTAGTTGGAAATAAAATAGGTGATATTCAAAAAAACATCACTGAAATTACATATCAACTGCATGAGCCACAAGAACTGATTAAACTTTTACAACCCTTAATTGCAGAACTATTAAAATTAAACATTGACGAATCCCAAGAAGAATTTGCCAGAATTATTTCTCCTCTGATTGATGGAGCGATTCGTAACAGAACAGAAGTAGAAAAGGATATCATGGGTGAATCCCTAGCCCCGATAATTCCTCCAGCTATTAGCCATCAAATTCAGATTGCTCCTGAAGAATTTGCCGAGGCGATCGCCCCTACAATGGGTTCAGCAATCAAGAAGCAGGTGGAAAATGAGAAAGATGAAATTATTGATGCTCTTTACCCCGTGATTGGTAGTACAATTGCCAAATATATGGCGGAAACAGTCCGTACAATTAATCAAAAAATTGAAAATACTCTCAGTACAGAAGGTATTAAACGTAAAATTCGCGCCAAGTTACAAGGTGTTTCCGAGGCAGAATTAATTCTCAGAGAAGCGATACCTTTGAGAGTGCAAGCTGTTTTTTTAATTCATAAAATATCTGGTTTAGTAATTGCAGAAATTCAACCATCGGAACAACAGACAGAATCAGATATGTTTGCCGGCATGCTCACAGCTATTCGTAGTTTTGCCAATGATTGTATTGCTAACTCCCATATAAACTCGGAACTCAATGCTATTGATTATGGTGCATCCCAAATTATTTTAGAAGTTGCTGGTTATTGTTATTTAGCAATTGTGATTCAAGGAGAACCAACTCAAGAATTTAAATGGAAGGTGCGTCAAACTCTATCTAATATTATTAAACAATATGGAGACATTATTGAAAACTTTATTGGTGATCAAACTATTATTCCTGAGCAAGTCAATAATCTTTTAGAAACTCTGCGAAATAGCCACCAACTCAAAAAATCTTCCTCAAAAGTTTCACCCTTAAGTATGATCGCTGGTATATCCTTGGCAGCAATTTGTCTACCTTGGGGTGCATGGCAATATCATAATAATATAATAGGTGGCGTGGAACATAAAACTACTCTGGCATTAGCTTCCACCCCAGAATTAGCAGTTTACCGTCTCACTGTACAATCCCATAGGGGAAAATTGCAACTGAGTGGTAAAGTACCTAATCAACCATTACGCCAAAAAGCGGAGCAAGTTGCTCAAAATTCTGCACCTCAATGGCAGTTGGATAATCAGATTTTAGCTGTAGAAATACCTCCAGATCCAGTTTTGGCAGCAGATGAAGTTAAACGAGTCACTCGAACATTGAATCAAATTACAGGTGTGGCGATCGCAACGACTTATTCTGAAGGTTTAGTAAAAATATCTGGTACTGTGAAGCACGATCAAGACATACTTAAAGTCAGTCATGCTTTTGAGCAAATTCCTGGAGTCAAAACCATCTCAAGTTTTGTCAGAGCGCAACCATTAAAAGTCGGAATACGTTTTTACTTTCGATATAACTCAGCTAATTTGCTAATTTCAGATTATGGATACAAGTTACAGCAAGTTAAGTCTTTCCTGCAACGGCATCCGCAAAATAATCTCAAGATAATTGGTTATAGTAATGATGATATATCTCCCATCTCTTCTGGACAATTAGCTCTGGCAAGAGCAAAATCTGTTCAGCAAGCTCTCATTCACCAAGGGGTAGAACCCTCTCGTCTTCGTATTAATGGCTCCACTAATCTTCCTCTAGGTGTGGATAAAACTCAACCTACATGGTTAAGACGTTGTGTTGTTCTCGAAGTTGTTCAATAA